In the genome of Candidatus Dadabacteria bacterium, the window CGGGGTCGGGAAGGTGCAGACGTCTGTACATCTCCACGGCGTCCTCGCGGCTTTCCTCGCGGCTTCTCATGCGGTGGTGAACCGGGGCTTCCGTGTACTGGTCAACGAGCCTGTGTGCCGGATTGAACGATGCCGCCGCGGACTGCGCCACGTAAGCTATGCGCGAACCGCGAAGAACGCGCAGATCCGATTCCGCGGTGGTGGTAAGCTCCAAGCCGTCAAACTCCACGGAACCTCCCGAAATGCGGCATCCGTCGCGCGTAAAGCCCATGGCGGCAAGGCCGATGGTGGATTTGCCCGCGCCGGATTCCCCGATGAGACCCAAGACCTGTCCCCGGTCGAGATCCAGGTCGACTCCGCGCACGATTTCATTCCATTTCCCGTCCGCAGAGCCTTCCACCCGAAGACCCCTTATTCTGAGAAGCGGATGTTTTCTGTTTTCCGTCGTCATTCCCGGCTACTCCTTCAGTCCCGATGAGCGCATCAGCACCCAGTCTACCACGAAGTTCACGGCTACCGTAAGCAGCGCAATGGCCGCGGCGGGAATAAGAGGCGTAATCTCGCCGAACGATATAAGAGTCGCATTCTCCCGTACCATGGAACCCCAGTCGGCGGCCGGGGGTTGAATGCCGAGACCCAGGAATGACAGGCCGGCAAGCAGCAGGAAAACGAAGCAGAACTCAAGGCCGAATTCCGCAACAAGAGGAGACGTGGAATTCGGCAGAACCTCTTTCCGGATGAGATACCACATCCCTTCCCCGCGCAGGCGCGCCGCCTCGAAATAGTCCATCACCACCACGTTTCCCGCAACGGCGCGCGTCAGGCGAAACACTCTGGGAGAATAAATTACCGCGATGATTATCACCAGCATCGTCAGGTTGGCGCCGAAGATGCTCAGCAGCAGCAAGGCGAATATAAGCGACGGAACCGACATCACGACATCCGCGGCACGCCCCATGAACTGGTCGAACCAGCCTCCTCTGACGGCGGAAACCAGTCCCAAGAGAACGCCCGAGAGAAACGCGAGCAAGGTGGCGGCCAGCGCCAAACCCACAGTGTTTCTGGCCCCGTAGACAATCCGGCTGAACAGGTCCCTTCCCAGCTGGTCCGCCCCCAGCAGCATTTCCTCGCTCATCGGCGCAAACGCCTGACCCACGATCTCGGCCTCCCCGTAGGGAGCGATCACCGGAGCGAAGATTCCGGCGATAGCGTAAATCCCTATGACGAACAGCCCGAAACTGGCCGTAAGCGGCGCCGTGCGCATGGCTTCCGCGCTTTTACCGGGCAGAACGGTCGCGAGGAACTCTCGGAAGGAGTACGCGGTGCCGGCGCAGAGGATGAGAACCACCGCTATGACTGTCACCGTCCGCAGAGCCGGTTCACCCCCTATGATCCCCATGATGAAAGAGGCCAGAGTGAGGGAGAACAGCACGAGGAACGCCCCGCGCTTTTTCAGGTATGCGGCAAGGCAGGATGCCCCGATCAGCATGGCGTAATAAACGATTATGAATGCGTTCATATCACGGTCTCAATTCGGGTGACGCAGGCGCGGATTGGTGAGAATGGTTCCCACATCCGCCGCAAGGTTAAGCAGTATGAACGTCGCGGCAAATATAAGACAGCAGGCCTGCACCACCGGAAAATCACGCTTGGTCACGCTGTCCACCAGCAGCTGCCCTATCCCCGGGTAGACGAACACCACCTCAACCAGCACCACGCCGGTAATCAGGTAGGCGAGATTCAAGGCTACGACATTAATTATCGGC includes:
- a CDS encoding ABC transporter permease, whose protein sequence is MNAFIIVYYAMLIGASCLAAYLKKRGAFLVLFSLTLASFIMGIIGGEPALRTVTVIAVVLILCAGTAYSFREFLATVLPGKSAEAMRTAPLTASFGLFVIGIYAIAGIFAPVIAPYGEAEIVGQAFAPMSEEMLLGADQLGRDLFSRIVYGARNTVGLALAATLLAFLSGVLLGLVSAVRGGWFDQFMGRAADVVMSVPSLIFALLLLSIFGANLTMLVIIIAVIYSPRVFRLTRAVAGNVVVMDYFEAARLRGEGMWYLIRKEVLPNSTSPLVAEFGLEFCFVFLLLAGLSFLGLGIQPPAADWGSMVRENATLISFGEITPLIPAAAIALLTVAVNFVVDWVLMRSSGLKE